Proteins encoded together in one Longimicrobium sp. window:
- a CDS encoding GspH/FimT family pseudopilin, which produces MRKSPGFSLHEVLVTLVIASVAVSMAVPRLEGVIRRERVRAALNRLAGDLEYTRITAVRTARPTVLRFVRDARCPGKGGGRAWVVARRGSAAPLRRGGMPDDYPACYSSSNSDSVTFGSHGLLAPYNNRTVRAVDGTVRDSLTISAVGRIYRRF; this is translated from the coding sequence GTGCGGAAGAGTCCGGGGTTCAGCCTGCACGAGGTGCTGGTCACGCTGGTGATCGCGTCGGTGGCCGTGTCGATGGCCGTTCCGCGGCTGGAGGGCGTCATCCGCCGCGAGCGGGTGCGCGCCGCGCTGAACCGGCTGGCGGGCGACCTGGAGTACACGCGCATCACCGCGGTTCGCACCGCCCGGCCCACGGTGCTGCGCTTCGTGCGCGACGCGCGCTGCCCGGGAAAGGGCGGCGGGCGCGCCTGGGTGGTGGCGCGCCGCGGCAGCGCCGCCCCGCTTCGCCGCGGCGGCATGCCCGACGACTACCCGGCCTGCTACTCCAGCTCCAACTCCGACAGCGTGACCTTCGGCTCGCACGGGCTGCTGGCGCCCTACAACAACCGCACGGTCCGCGCGGTCGACGGAACGGTGCGCGACTCGCTCACCATCTCGGCCGTGGGGCGCATCTACCGGCGGTTCTGA
- a CDS encoding GspH/FimT family pseudopilin, with the protein MPTPARAPSAGREGFSLAEILIVLVIMSLLTAMALPRIQGMVQVSSIEGGLNGVATDLAVARMRAIRTARRVTTTISADGKSYTIVVDPAGTPTTLKTVAFSTNYPGLELTPHSAVISFDSRGMTSGTTSTLTASRGGHSATLTISGVGRIYRGY; encoded by the coding sequence ATGCCGACACCTGCTCGCGCCCCCAGCGCCGGCCGGGAGGGTTTCTCCCTGGCCGAGATTCTGATCGTCCTGGTCATCATGTCCCTCCTGACCGCCATGGCCCTTCCCCGGATCCAGGGGATGGTCCAGGTGAGCTCCATCGAGGGCGGCCTGAACGGCGTGGCCACCGACCTGGCCGTGGCCCGCATGCGCGCCATCCGCACCGCGCGCCGCGTGACCACCACCATCTCGGCCGACGGAAAGTCGTACACCATCGTGGTGGACCCCGCGGGGACCCCCACCACGCTGAAGACGGTGGCGTTCTCCACCAACTATCCGGGGCTGGAGCTGACCCCGCACTCGGCCGTCATCAGCTTCGACAGCCGCGGGATGACCTCGGGAACCACCAGCACGCTCACCGCCAGCCGCGGCGGCCACAGCGCCACCCTCACGATCTCCGGAGTGGGAAGGATCTACCGTGGATACTGA
- a CDS encoding type IV pilus modification PilV family protein: MDTERAPRRDAGFTLIEVLFAMLILSIGLLALESMGIGAAAAVRRADVQSTYAALATDEMEQTLNEIQRTPPVVNSQNRTTASGVRVFRTITTSAVAGTTYTLYTIKVRVLPPVSGAGVVKSSDSINVTSNVVR; the protein is encoded by the coding sequence GTGGATACTGAGCGCGCCCCGCGCCGCGACGCGGGCTTCACGCTGATCGAGGTGCTCTTCGCCATGCTGATCCTGTCCATCGGCCTTCTGGCGCTGGAGTCGATGGGGATCGGCGCCGCCGCGGCCGTGCGCCGCGCCGACGTGCAGAGCACCTACGCCGCGCTGGCCACCGACGAGATGGAGCAGACGCTGAACGAGATCCAGCGCACCCCGCCCGTGGTGAACAGCCAGAACCGCACGACCGCGAGCGGGGTGCGCGTGTTCCGCACCATCACCACCAGCGCGGTGGCCGGCACCACCTACACCCTGTACACCATCAAGGTGCGCGTGCTGCCCCCCGTGAGCGGCGCCGGCGTGGTGAAATCGTCCGACAGCATCAACGTGACCTCCAATGTCGTCCGCTAG
- a CDS encoding type II secretion system protein, with the protein MSSASRRLGREGFTLVEVLVAMVLAVLLGGVIFEVVRGEGRFAAVQSARQEVQQNARGALEILSSELRAAQASGLVRADADGISFLVPRAWGVSCGGGSAAQRFAVFPDVPDAGALMFEVNTATGVLGNTGTDAAPVWAPNPNPDAAARATVNSIVTLDLNAAGNACIGIRPNGDGATVRGVTINGANLPAVPAGNTLYLYQWVRYDVRQDGTEWWIYRSLGVGDGTTQQPLAGPLTGADGLQLTYFTANGAALAAPGTTLANLQQVARIGIRVKAASRTKGRTNQVDELSASVQLRN; encoded by the coding sequence ATGTCGTCCGCTAGCCGCCGGCTGGGCCGCGAGGGCTTCACCCTGGTCGAGGTGCTGGTGGCCATGGTGCTGGCCGTGCTCCTGGGGGGGGTGATCTTCGAGGTGGTGCGCGGCGAGGGCCGCTTCGCCGCCGTGCAGAGCGCCCGCCAGGAGGTGCAGCAGAACGCCCGCGGGGCGCTGGAGATCCTGTCGAGCGAGCTGCGCGCGGCCCAGGCGTCGGGGCTGGTGCGCGCCGACGCCGACGGCATCTCGTTCCTGGTCCCGCGCGCCTGGGGCGTGTCGTGCGGCGGCGGGAGCGCCGCACAGCGCTTCGCCGTGTTCCCCGACGTTCCCGACGCGGGGGCGCTGATGTTCGAGGTGAACACCGCCACCGGCGTGCTGGGGAACACCGGGACCGACGCGGCGCCGGTCTGGGCCCCCAACCCGAACCCCGACGCCGCCGCGCGCGCCACCGTGAACAGCATCGTCACGCTGGACCTGAACGCGGCCGGGAACGCCTGCATCGGCATCCGTCCCAACGGCGACGGAGCCACCGTGCGCGGGGTGACCATCAACGGCGCCAACCTTCCCGCGGTTCCCGCGGGGAACACGCTGTACCTGTACCAGTGGGTGCGTTACGACGTGAGGCAGGACGGCACCGAGTGGTGGATCTATCGCAGCCTGGGCGTGGGCGACGGAACCACCCAGCAGCCGCTGGCCGGGCCGCTCACCGGCGCCGACGGGCTGCAGCTGACCTACTTCACGGCCAACGGCGCCGCCCTGGCGGCGCCCGGCACCACCCTGGCCAACCTGCAGCAGGTGGCGCGCATCGGCATCAGGGTGAAGGCCGCCAGCCGCACGAAGGGCCGCACCAACCAGGTCGACGAGCTGTCGGCCTCCGTCCAGCTGAGGAACTGA
- the pilM gene encoding type IV pilus assembly protein PilM: MVSFLRRNRTTVGLDIGSGLIKVAVVDHSGPEPELVHVSHTPLLPDAIVEGEVMDPQIVVETLRLLFDTAQLKPRRLVSSVGGRDVMVKKIAMDRMKEADAREVIRWEAEQHVPYDMESVQLDFHILDPLDDGLQMNVLLVAAKRELVEGRVGLLRDAGLSPAVVDVDACALQNAFEYNYPEALTGIVALVNVGHEVSTVNVLQDGTLILTRDIPFGSRRLREELRRLHGLSADEAEAVLQGRSERTREFRELLAQGCEELAVGVERAVAFLAVSDAGGGLQRAYVTGGGARIPGLVDVVAARLRARTEVATPLQRLRVRPGAAAGMPVDELAPMLMLSVGLALRSAA; encoded by the coding sequence ATGGTCTCGTTCCTACGCCGCAACCGTACCACGGTGGGGCTCGACATCGGCAGCGGCCTGATCAAGGTCGCCGTGGTGGACCACTCCGGCCCCGAGCCCGAGCTGGTGCACGTGTCGCACACGCCGCTCCTTCCCGACGCGATCGTGGAAGGCGAGGTGATGGACCCCCAGATCGTGGTGGAAACGCTCCGCCTTCTCTTCGACACCGCGCAGCTGAAGCCGCGCCGCCTGGTCAGCAGCGTGGGCGGCCGCGACGTCATGGTGAAGAAGATCGCCATGGACCGGATGAAGGAGGCCGACGCCCGCGAGGTCATCCGCTGGGAGGCCGAGCAGCACGTGCCGTACGACATGGAAAGCGTGCAGCTGGACTTCCACATCCTGGACCCGCTGGACGACGGGCTGCAGATGAACGTGCTGCTGGTGGCCGCCAAGCGCGAGCTGGTGGAGGGGCGCGTGGGGCTGCTGCGCGACGCGGGGCTTTCTCCCGCGGTGGTGGACGTGGACGCCTGCGCGCTGCAGAACGCCTTCGAGTACAACTACCCCGAGGCGCTCACCGGCATCGTGGCGCTGGTGAACGTGGGCCACGAGGTCAGCACGGTGAACGTGCTGCAGGACGGCACGCTGATCCTGACCCGCGACATCCCCTTCGGCAGCCGCCGTCTGCGCGAGGAGCTGCGCCGCCTGCACGGCCTGAGTGCCGACGAGGCCGAGGCGGTGCTGCAGGGGCGCAGCGAGCGCACCCGCGAGTTCCGCGAGCTGCTGGCGCAGGGGTGCGAGGAGCTGGCCGTGGGGGTCGAGCGCGCGGTGGCCTTCCTGGCGGTGAGCGACGCCGGCGGCGGGCTGCAGCGCGCCTACGTGACCGGCGGCGGCGCCCGCATCCCGGGGCTGGTGGACGTGGTGGCGGCGCGGCTGCGCGCGCGCACCGAGGTGGCCACCCCGCTGCAGCGCCTGCGGGTGCGCCCCGGCGCCGCCGCGGGAATGCCGGTGGACGAGCTGGCGCCCATGCTGATGCTGTCGGTCGGGCTGGCGCTGCGGAGCGCGGCCTGA
- a CDS encoding PilN domain-containing protein → MIEINLLPSGGGAQRRPAARRERALGLPVAGADPRVAALAGAAVLILALGAFGFWKQGTHRDELNAQIDRERQDSVRLARTITLMRSLESRRDTIEQKMAVIRSVDGRRYVWPHLMDEISRAVPPYTWLTKVTAEAPAAGPAAAPRPAGAAPAPAPAAGDTSHKAAGDTGKVAIAPPPPPPAFNVEGAAATTQALTRFMKNLEASAFIRDVALVTSEQTVTEGRTYLKFTLEARWEQPDSTLVETVPVVPVH, encoded by the coding sequence TTGATCGAGATCAACCTTCTCCCCAGCGGCGGCGGCGCCCAGCGCCGCCCGGCCGCCCGGCGCGAACGCGCCCTGGGGCTTCCCGTGGCGGGCGCCGACCCGCGCGTGGCCGCGCTGGCGGGGGCCGCGGTGCTCATCCTGGCGCTGGGGGCCTTCGGCTTCTGGAAGCAGGGCACGCACCGCGACGAGCTGAACGCGCAGATCGACCGCGAGCGGCAGGACAGCGTGCGGCTGGCGCGCACCATCACGCTCATGCGCAGCCTGGAAAGCCGCCGCGACACCATCGAGCAGAAGATGGCGGTGATCCGCAGCGTGGACGGGCGCCGCTACGTGTGGCCGCACCTGATGGACGAGATCAGCCGCGCGGTGCCGCCGTACACCTGGCTCACCAAGGTGACCGCCGAGGCCCCGGCCGCCGGCCCCGCCGCGGCCCCGCGCCCGGCCGGCGCCGCCCCGGCGCCCGCGCCCGCCGCGGGCGACACCTCGCACAAGGCCGCGGGCGACACGGGGAAGGTGGCCATCGCCCCGCCGCCGCCCCCGCCGGCCTTCAACGTGGAGGGCGCGGCCGCGACCACGCAGGCGCTCACCCGCTTCATGAAGAACCTCGAGGCCAGCGCCTTCATCCGCGACGTGGCGCTGGTCACCAGTGAGCAGACGGTGACCGAGGGGCGCACCTACCTGAAGTTCACCCTCGAGGCCCGCTGGGAGCAGCCCGACTCCACCCTCGTCGAGACCGTTCCGGTCGTCCCGGTGCACTGA
- a CDS encoding type 4a pilus biogenesis protein PilO, with translation MALPPLDPKTRKNLIYGALLLAVVTGFAYMQFYSPRQAENAELETQLAAIQQANSRARGLTRGATSPEEALELFRRQLAVVEGLIPSSEELPDLLDAISAEAQRTGVEISLIQPVSATEERYYTKRIYDMAVLGQYHDIGEFLTRVASLPRIVTPVDLRLATPANAPAAAAAAQRGTPGVEGPPKLEARFSIETYVIPSAPLRDAKAE, from the coding sequence ATGGCGCTACCGCCGCTGGACCCCAAGACGCGCAAGAACCTGATCTACGGCGCCCTGCTGCTGGCCGTGGTCACGGGCTTCGCCTACATGCAGTTCTACTCGCCGCGCCAGGCCGAGAACGCCGAGCTGGAAACGCAGCTGGCGGCGATCCAGCAGGCGAACTCGCGGGCGCGCGGGCTCACCCGCGGGGCCACCAGCCCCGAGGAGGCGCTGGAGCTGTTCCGCCGGCAGCTGGCCGTGGTCGAGGGGCTGATCCCCAGCAGCGAGGAGCTTCCCGACCTGCTGGACGCCATCAGCGCCGAGGCGCAGCGCACCGGGGTGGAGATCTCGCTGATCCAGCCGGTGTCGGCCACCGAGGAGCGCTACTACACCAAGCGCATCTACGACATGGCCGTGCTGGGGCAGTACCACGACATCGGCGAGTTCCTGACGCGCGTGGCCTCGCTGCCGCGCATCGTGACGCCCGTGGACCTGCGGCTGGCCACTCCGGCCAACGCCCCCGCGGCGGCCGCCGCCGCGCAGCGCGGCACCCCCGGGGTGGAGGGGCCGCCCAAGCTCGAGGCCCGCTTCTCCATCGAAACCTACGTGATCCCCTCCGCGCCGCTCCGCGATGCGAAAGCCGAATAA
- a CDS encoding AMIN domain-containing protein, whose product MLRNLAIALLVPALAAAANAPRPAEGDVSALRLEGRDGRTELTVQIAGGDVRWTDFPLQGPPRVVVDIQGARSGLSGGRYDGIDRGGVKGVRTSQHAPDVVRVVIDLERDYRYAVTRSADGLKITLESGSQAFQPWNSGTSQYARAAERPAAPNPNTSQVSTGTSRQAPTQVQQRSRARPITVTFENTDMRDVLATFAELTGRSIVPGSEVGGIRVEYVTFTNQPWDLALRSLLQAYGLAAQEDPQSGIIRVDQITKLAERETLEPLVTRTFRINYVPVEEMQSTLEALKSDRGSVSINKSTNTLIATDVPSVVEDFERLVGQLDVRTPQVAIQAKIVFINRTDAEDLGIVYDIKDSRGNSLNKVVSVPDPTDPTTTTNDNVVSLGGSSIAALGNANTRVQDPALQVLTSLVLGRYTLINFIEALQRAELSDVQAAPVVTTTSNHEAQIWVGERTPIRVVDLGSTNVGTTSANAAPRATAQLVETGIRLIVTPQVTNDRRVLLQLHAERSSAAPAAGEIGVQFLQQQGDTRVMVKDGETAVIGGLTVTEVTQSRTGIPFLMDIPFLGSLFRTSHSQEVKRDLLIMVTPHIVEETP is encoded by the coding sequence ATGCTGCGCAATCTTGCGATCGCGCTCCTGGTGCCCGCGCTGGCGGCGGCGGCGAACGCCCCGCGCCCCGCAGAGGGCGACGTCTCGGCGCTCAGGCTGGAGGGGCGCGACGGGCGCACCGAGCTGACCGTGCAGATCGCCGGCGGCGACGTGCGCTGGACCGACTTCCCGCTGCAGGGCCCGCCCCGCGTGGTGGTCGACATCCAGGGCGCCCGCAGCGGGCTGTCCGGCGGCCGCTACGACGGGATCGACCGCGGCGGGGTGAAGGGGGTGCGCACCAGCCAGCACGCGCCCGACGTGGTGCGCGTGGTCATCGACCTGGAGCGCGACTACCGCTACGCGGTGACCCGCTCGGCCGACGGGCTGAAGATCACCCTGGAGTCCGGCTCGCAGGCCTTCCAGCCGTGGAATTCAGGGACCAGCCAGTACGCGCGCGCCGCGGAGCGCCCGGCGGCGCCGAACCCCAACACCTCGCAGGTGTCGACCGGAACCAGCCGTCAAGCGCCCACGCAGGTGCAGCAGCGGAGCCGCGCGCGGCCCATCACGGTGACCTTCGAGAACACCGACATGCGCGACGTGCTGGCCACCTTCGCCGAGCTCACCGGGCGCTCCATCGTGCCCGGCTCGGAGGTGGGCGGCATCCGCGTCGAGTACGTGACCTTCACCAACCAGCCGTGGGACCTGGCGCTGCGCTCGCTGCTGCAGGCGTACGGGCTGGCGGCGCAGGAAGACCCCCAGAGCGGGATCATCCGCGTGGACCAGATCACCAAGCTGGCCGAGCGCGAGACGCTGGAGCCGCTGGTGACCCGCACCTTCCGCATCAACTACGTGCCGGTGGAGGAGATGCAGAGCACCCTCGAGGCGCTGAAGAGCGACCGCGGGTCGGTGAGCATCAACAAGAGCACGAACACGCTGATCGCCACCGACGTGCCCAGCGTGGTGGAGGACTTCGAGCGGCTGGTGGGGCAGCTGGACGTGCGCACGCCGCAGGTGGCCATCCAGGCCAAGATCGTGTTCATCAACCGCACCGACGCCGAAGACCTGGGGATCGTCTACGACATCAAGGACTCGCGCGGGAACTCGCTGAACAAGGTGGTGAGCGTTCCCGACCCCACCGACCCGACCACGACCACCAACGACAACGTGGTGTCGCTGGGCGGCAGCTCCATCGCCGCGCTGGGCAACGCCAACACCCGCGTGCAGGACCCGGCGCTGCAGGTGCTGACCTCGCTGGTGCTGGGCCGCTACACGCTGATCAACTTCATCGAGGCGCTGCAGCGCGCCGAGCTGTCGGACGTGCAGGCCGCGCCGGTGGTGACCACCACCAGCAACCACGAGGCGCAGATCTGGGTGGGCGAGCGCACCCCCATCCGCGTGGTGGACCTGGGCTCGACCAACGTGGGGACCACCTCGGCCAACGCGGCGCCGCGGGCCACCGCGCAGCTGGTGGAGACGGGTATCCGCCTGATCGTGACCCCGCAGGTGACCAACGACCGCCGCGTGCTGCTGCAGCTGCACGCCGAGCGCTCGAGCGCCGCCCCGGCGGCCGGCGAGATCGGCGTGCAGTTCCTGCAGCAGCAGGGCGACACGCGGGTGATGGTGAAGGACGGCGAGACCGCGGTGATCGGCGGGCTGACGGTGACCGAGGTCACGCAGTCGCGCACCGGCATCCCCTTCCTGATGGACATTCCCTTCCTGGGCTCGCTCTTCCGCACGAGCCACAGCCAGGAGGTCAAGCGTGACCTGCTGATCATGGTCACGCCCCACATCGTCGAGGAGACTCCTTGA
- the aroC gene encoding chorismate synthase yields MTRFRFTTAGESHGPALAAIVEGLPAGVPVSAEEIDRELRRRQGGYGRGGRMRIESDRAEILSGVRHGETLGSPVTLLVRNRDWANWTAAMSAAPVENEGDDEAMRRVFLPRPGHADLVGSLKYDRTDARDILERASARETAARVAAGALAKRLLAEAGITVGSHVVSIGGIVAGRPDEMPEDLNAASDPSPVRCLDAEAEGRMIDAIDAAKRAGDTLGGVVEVVARGVPAGLGSHVSWDRKVDGRLAGALMSVQAIKGVEIGLGFEAAMRPGSRVHDAIRLDDALERGGGYGRAGNNAGGLEGGITTGQPVIVRAAMKPISTLMQPLETVDLRTGERAEAVRERSDVCAVPAAGVVAEAMVAMVLADALLEKVGGDSLAEVRRNLDGYLERIRERGVFAGA; encoded by the coding sequence ATGACCCGCTTCCGCTTCACCACCGCCGGCGAGAGCCACGGGCCCGCGCTGGCCGCGATCGTAGAGGGGCTTCCCGCCGGGGTGCCGGTTTCGGCCGAGGAGATCGACCGCGAGCTGCGCCGCCGCCAGGGGGGCTACGGCCGCGGCGGACGGATGCGCATCGAGAGCGACCGCGCGGAGATCCTTTCCGGCGTGCGGCACGGCGAAACGCTGGGCTCGCCCGTCACCCTCCTCGTGCGCAACCGCGACTGGGCCAACTGGACCGCGGCGATGTCGGCCGCGCCGGTGGAGAACGAGGGCGACGACGAGGCCATGCGCCGCGTCTTCCTCCCGCGCCCGGGGCACGCGGACCTGGTGGGAAGCCTGAAGTACGACCGCACCGACGCGCGCGACATCCTGGAGCGCGCCAGCGCGCGCGAGACGGCGGCGCGCGTGGCGGCCGGCGCGCTGGCGAAGCGGCTGCTGGCGGAGGCGGGGATCACGGTCGGGAGCCACGTGGTCTCCATCGGCGGGATCGTGGCCGGGCGGCCGGACGAGATGCCGGAGGACCTGAACGCCGCGTCGGATCCCTCTCCCGTGCGCTGCCTGGACGCGGAAGCCGAGGGGCGGATGATCGACGCGATCGACGCCGCGAAGCGCGCGGGGGATACGCTGGGCGGCGTGGTGGAGGTGGTGGCGCGCGGGGTGCCCGCGGGGCTGGGCTCGCACGTGAGCTGGGACAGGAAGGTCGATGGGCGGCTGGCGGGCGCGCTGATGTCGGTCCAGGCGATCAAGGGGGTGGAGATCGGCCTGGGCTTCGAGGCGGCGATGCGGCCGGGGTCGCGCGTGCACGACGCCATCCGGCTGGACGACGCGCTGGAGCGGGGCGGGGGATACGGCCGCGCGGGGAACAACGCGGGCGGGCTGGAGGGCGGGATCACCACCGGGCAGCCGGTGATCGTCCGCGCGGCGATGAAGCCGATCTCCACGCTGATGCAGCCGCTGGAGACGGTGGACCTGCGCACCGGCGAGCGCGCGGAGGCCGTGCGCGAGCGCTCCGACGTCTGCGCCGTGCCCGCGGCCGGCGTGGTGGCCGAGGCGATGGTGGCGATGGTGCTGGCCGACGCGCTGCTGGAGAAGGTCGGCGGCGACTCGCTGGCCGAGGTGCGCCGCAACCTGGACGGCTACCTGGAGCGGATCCGCGAGCGCGGGGTGTTCGCGGGGGCGTGA
- a CDS encoding shikimate kinase, with protein sequence MPADPQNPIERVVLLGFMAAGKTETGAELARLLGWAHVDLDREIERRAGRRVAEIFAADGEARFREMEAEATRETARRSGIVLSPGGGWITRAENLEALGAGTLSVWLQVSAEEAVRRAASRPGERPLLAGPDPLAAARRLLDERAPLYARAALHLTTEARSPAQVAAIIEAELRARGGPA encoded by the coding sequence ATGCCCGCCGATCCGCAGAACCCCATCGAACGCGTCGTGCTGCTGGGCTTCATGGCGGCGGGGAAGACGGAGACCGGGGCGGAGCTGGCGCGGCTCCTGGGGTGGGCGCACGTGGACCTGGACCGCGAGATCGAGCGCCGCGCCGGGCGCCGCGTAGCCGAGATCTTCGCCGCGGACGGCGAGGCCCGCTTCCGGGAGATGGAGGCGGAGGCGACGCGGGAGACTGCCCGCCGCTCCGGCATCGTGCTGTCGCCCGGCGGGGGGTGGATCACCCGCGCGGAGAACCTGGAGGCGCTGGGGGCGGGGACGCTTTCCGTGTGGCTCCAGGTCTCCGCGGAAGAGGCGGTGCGGCGGGCGGCGTCCAGGCCGGGGGAACGCCCCTTGCTGGCCGGGCCGGACCCGCTGGCCGCGGCCCGCCGGCTGCTGGACGAGCGCGCGCCGCTGTACGCCCGCGCCGCGCTGCACCTGACGACCGAAGCACGCTCGCCCGCCCAGGTGGCGGCGATCATCGAAGCTGAATTGCGGGCCCGTGGCGGCCCGGCCTGA